The Dioscorea cayenensis subsp. rotundata cultivar TDr96_F1 chromosome 11, TDr96_F1_v2_PseudoChromosome.rev07_lg8_w22 25.fasta, whole genome shotgun sequence genomic interval CCAGTTTatcaacacacacaaaaaaaaaaagaaggtaatTTCTGATTTAAATAAAGTAACTAGCTAATGCCTTACGTCAATGATTTCCCATGGAATACAATTGGAGGAGCTATAGCAGCCACAATACAGAAACCAATATGGAGCTGCACCATGATAAAATTGGTGTCACAAACAAATTAACAACTAAGATTATAATATTGGAAGCACAGAGTCAGCTAGACAAGAACTCACCAGGTAAAACAAGAAGAACCAGCCAAACTTAAATGCACTGTCAGTCCTGTttgccaaaataaaaaaattgagcaaTGAAGGAATAAATAAACTTCCTGTAGTTCAGGCTATAGTAAAAAGTTTTTGACTTAAAGCAACAAAAAGACTATAATCATCGGATGGTCTAAAATTATCAGTAGTTATCATCAGTGCATCATGACCTTTCTAATACGGAAAGCCATACTATTAAGAGTTGTAGTGGACACATTTTTCTCAATAAGAAACaagaatattttcttatttctctAGTGTGAAATATCGTTGGCATAAAAGTGAGTTACACTATGTTCCAAATGAAGCTTCATACATTCTTTACGTGCTATATTGATGTCCAGATGAATCATCAAATTAAACTCTGAAGACTTCTCCACAATATGCATGCCTAAATTCATTAAATTAGCTAATTAAGTTTCTTTAAATCATGTTGTGTGCCAAGCATTCAAATTATTTAGTCTACCTCCAAACAAAGAAAATCTTAATGTAACATCAAACCAGAGCGCATTGAAGGAAATATCACTAGTGTCAAGGTAATTACACAACTTCCATTGATGGCATGATAATAACAATACCTCATAGCTCTGTACAGGGGTCTGTACCACAGCACATATGACAAAGGACATCCAAGCAATGCATAGATTATTGCAAGGAAAAATATCTTGACGCCTGGACACAAGAAATCCATCATGCACATCAAAATGGGACATGAGCATTCTAAGAACACACTCTGTAAAACAAAGTAATTTACATGAACAAGAATTTACAACAGAACTTACCTCCCCCTCTAATCCAACAAACAGTAACAGCAATCACATTAAATGCAAGGCATAGGACTATGCctgcatgaaaatattcatagTCAATATCATAAAGTAATGCATAAACACAAGATTTTTATTGGAAACCTGCTGTATTTATCAAAAGAGTAAGAATACAGAAATCCACCAGTCATTGTGCAGTAGTAGTACAAGGCATTATAAGGATTGTCCTAAAGGCCCTTCTATGACTAAGCTATATGTAGattagaatgaaaataataaatcaagcaATAAACAAAGTTAATATCCACATAATATAGGCCTTAGAACAACTGGCAGCTAGAAGAAAATTGCAGAGGAATCCAGAAAGAGTTAGATGCAAACCACAAAGACACAAATATATCACAACCACACACAAACCTCCTAGATGAAAAGCAGAGTATATAAAATAGTTGAACTATGGCAGAAGCAGGTTGGATGATATTGAGTTGGGTAAAAATAGAAGTTTCGATATCTAAGCTCTATAATCCAAGAGGACAGGACCTTATGACAATGTTAACGGGTGTTTTTGAAGTTTTATGTGATCATAAAATGCCTCTTAGAATGAAAGATAAGTTTTATAAAACTGTTGTTCAGCTAGCTATAATGTACGGGCCAAAATGTTGGgtgattaaaaaacaacattttttggACGTGGCTGAAATGAGAATGTTAAGATGGATGTCAACTATTACTCGAAAGaactaattaaaatatgaataaatttgaaataaattaagagTGACACCTATGACTGATAAGTTAAGAGATAATCGAATACGATGGTATGGGTATGTCCTTAGACGACCTGTAAATGCCCTCATAAAAAAGATTAAAGCTCTTCAAGTGAGGTcgtagaaaaggaaaaagataagACTTTTTCCTAAATGTTTCACAGAAActttatataatgatatagTAGAACTTGGTAGTCTTTTGGCTCTTGATAAAGCAACATGAGAGGAAAAAATTCATGTAGCTAACTCCAAATAATCAGAACTAACAGGTGTTGTTGTTGTCGTCTTCGTCAAATGAACTAGTTGAACTAAAGCTGTGCTAAAGTTCTTAAAATTGAACTGTGTGTGCACGAAATGAAAATTGTTCGTGTAATATGACCGAGTAGAAGTGCCCTATATAGCACATACCAAGCCAGCTTGCAAATGCCAAATATTGCAACCGTTGAGCATGAACCGGTATCTCTTTGGCAATATCATGATGAATAATCGGAAAAAATGGCGGCCAGTTTTTGTCATCAGTCGGTACTCCAGCTGCATAATCCATTATTCAAATTCAATGAGAACAGCAATTGTTATTTCCCACAAGTGAAATATCCACACATTTACAAACACAGCCTGCAAATGAAACTTCATACTGCACCTCTAGTCAAAGCATCTTCCCTTCGTTTTATATCCTACAACAACAAATCAATCATGCATCAAGATAATCCCTGATTAATCTAACATAGAACagatacaaaaagaaaaagcataaaTATCTAAAAACCTCTTCTCTCCTCCTCAAATCAGCTTCCCAAGTAGCAATTTCCCTTTCCTTCTTCCTGGGATCCTGCACACCCACCCCCCAAACAATGCCTCACTATCAACCACTACAACACAAACAAATCAATCGATAAAACAGTAAGAAATTCATACATTCATTGTATCGAGTGGTATGTCCACAGTAGCATCATGCTTGCTACCAAAACCCAGCCGCTCCGCAGCCTGATGCAACCGCGATTTCGGCGCAGAATtctgccataataaacaccaaaatcaaatcaaatcaaacaagcAAGATCGAAAACTCCATCGAGATCCAAAGCCATCAGAATCGCCGCCTAAACccaaaccataaaaaaaaccacTAGGGTTTACCAAACCCTACCATTTTCCACTCACCAAATCACAGATCCAGAATCAAAACTTCAattcaacaaacaaatacaccaaaaatcattaaaaagcaaaaaaattggATCAAAGGGATTACCGCTGCAAACGGATTGACGTTGTCCTCCTCGAAAGGATTTGGATCATCACGGCGAGCCATCTCAATTCGATTCGCGAGAAGTTGTTTTCCAAAGCGGTTGCAATTTGCAAAGCACGGAAGTGATTTTACACTCcgctttcctttctttcttggAGGTGAAGGAGAACAAGTGTGGCCCTTTTATATTAGGCCGGCTTTCCGAAAACACCACTCCGAAAGCGTTGAATTTACGACGACGCCACTGTGGCTTTTGTGCTGTCGGTTAGTGTTTAGTGGAGCCGATAACCAGAAAGGTAGGGTATGTAAATTTGAGAATTAGGAAGGGATAATTTGGGTATTATGGTGATTCGATGGTTACAAGCTGGGTGTGCTGACGTGGAAATaaatcccttctttttttttaaattattttaatgtgattcgatttttgaattttaaaaaatcccCTCCAAATCTTGGTCTCTTTGGTCCATCATCTTCCAACATAATTTATTCAACTAATAATAttcacatattatatatatatataattactgaTTTTAATGTGaaagtatttaatttttggTAGATGTTCATTAGGTGAactctatatttaatttataagaaaacaGTTCAAATAAGTTAcgataaaattttttatttcaaaataattgttGTACAAAGgtaatatttacttatttatttttttcatttttttaccttttcaatttttcaagTTATATAAGATAACATTTGATTAAATATAATTGGAAACTCAGGTGGATTTTACATTACACTGTATTTGCATATCTTTATATTtgaaactacaaaaaaaaaaaaaaatttaatttaatgtttggtTAGATGCACATGcaaatattgaatattttatgcttgattaaaaaaatttataaatgtatTTGAGATTTGTGGTCACACAAAATGAGGTTAcccaaatatattttaaatatatttttaatatttaaccaACCTAAAACaagaattttaataattataaattgaatattaataaaatttaattattaaaaattattaaaatagtattatttttaattatgtttaattattattattaaaattcaatataaaGATATCACATAcaacaagattaaaaaaaaaactaggtaTTTTTCGCGGCTTCGCATtggagattttaaaattttgtaaagagTTTGGAgccaatatcatatataaaataatataattatacaactcctaccatagaaactattttatacattggatttcaaaaatcagattgatatttattacataaataattaggtgtatttaatgtttttcaattattaataaatgttattaaaaaaaattaaaatacttccTTGAAACGCTatcggagtagattatacatttacttttataataatatttaaacattaattaggGGAAAAAATTGAGTCACTTAAACCGAACATCCTAATTATTTCATAATTGCCCCTGTTAGGCACTCTCATTAATCTCACATCagtttacattaatttttaatttcctcCCATTAATCTCTCCTTCCCATTAGGGGAGTTTGGATTGAGGAATAAGAATGGGAAGGGGGGAATGAGAAAAAATGGAGGAATGGGAATGTGAAtgggaagaggaaaaaaaagaggATAATGATGAAGGTGTTTGGTAGGAGAAAATGAGAGTTGAGAATATAAAAAgtaagaaagagaaaaatagtaaaattttatatataaataagatgatattttataaaacaatagtaaaacaatataataatcttcttcaataaaatcatagccaaaaaaaaaatagaaatgatcAAAATATGACACTCTGCTTCCTAACcatataatcaattaaaaaataccCAAGTTGCATGGATATATTCCTAGGCATCAAATtaatcaatgaaattaaaacatacCCACCCCCaccaacacacacacataaaatgGTATCTTCTGGAAATGCTTGAATAATGAAACCTACAATGTTACATCATCAGCACAAACAATGTCACCTATAATATTGCATCATCAATTATAATGACATAcaaaaatgaagagaaagatTTGTTACTAAATAAAAGACAACATAATTCTAATGCAACACATAAACAACCAACTTCCACAAAATAGTGAGTGGTTACAACATAGTACTAATAAAATGCAAAGACAACTTGCAAGAGCGGTTTTTGACAATCTTAGAAACATTCAAAAGACATACAACATTCATCGACCATAGGAAGCAAAGTTGGCGAATTTGTTATTGTACAACATTCATCGATCCGGAAAAGAAAGTCATTTTACTACATTATGTCCCTTCCTACAAGTAGAAGGAACATATCAAGAAAATTTTAGATTGTGCTAATGGTTAATAAAATTAACGACATGTGACAAATAACAAAGATAGACTCATACCTCCTAGAAGTAGGCGACAAAAATGGAGCTTCTTGTCATTTGGCACATGCCAAAACATGTTGAGTTTCTCCTCGCCTTTCCTTAAAGATTGCATGACCAGTAATGCCTCATCTTCGGAAAGGACATTAATATTGAAAATGACTTCATtcaatcatttctttttttgttgaacTTCTTTATGAGCTGTCTCCTTGAGTGCATTACTCTCAGCATTTCGAATTGCACACTCAACCATTGTTTTAAACCCCAGGCCAACCATCTCcacaaattttagaaaattttctgaaattGTTGAGATATTTGAGTCTTTGGCacgtttttcttcttctaaacaGTAGAGTTTGAGGCGCCATTATCTAAAGTTATGGATGATGGAGGCTCTGTAGGTCCATCCATGGGCATAAAAAATTCTTTACTTTGAAATTGAGAGAAATCAACATTTTCTCCCAAGTTAATTGTTTCATGCATATATTGGTCTACATCATCTCCAAGGTCACCGCTTGCATTGCCTTGAGCCCTATCCTTTGTGAAGACTGGAGCGAGATcattaaaaaatggaaagaacTTCCCATAAAGGCCCGTTGCTTCCTTGTGATTCTATAACCAATTTCAAGCGAGTGTCAATAATGGTACTAACAAATTCATCTTTCAATATAATTGGCAATTGTTACTAAACTTACCTTCACATATTCATCGTATGTGCTTTTCTCACACTCAATAGTACTGTGCTCATTGTTCCAAACAAAACCACTGATGTTGAGTATATCCACAATTACTGTTGTTTTGGTTCTAAAATGTTTCACCCGAGACTCTATATTTGGTACAACCTTCAATGTAGTATGCGGGAAtttatcttttatcattttttctaatTGGTATAAGTAGCAATTTCTGAACCCATTCTCTCTCCGCCACATTTTATTTGTGGATAACTCAACTAGGGCTTCAATCAAGGCCTTGTCTTCGTGTGTTGTCCAATAATGTTTGTTTACACCCCCTACCCCTTTGTTGTGAATCTTGATCCATTCTAGaaggaaaaatacaataaaacacATGTTAATCAAGTAGACGacatgaaaacatatgatgatACAAAATCATTCATAGAAATCCATCATTAACTTAGAGAtatgataatacaaaataaaggttTATCAAAAAGACCAATACATATAAGTATTCATAATAAGTACATGCATATAGTATTATTGTAACTAATTTGTTCGCCAAGTGTTAAAATTTTCTGTAGCTATGTCTAGCCTGAATTGGGTCCATTCATTCATTGGATCAATAGCTGTAATGACATCGATATCATCTTCAATGTTATCCTCCATAGTTAGGTTATTAACTTCATTATCTGCAGGATATTCTGTCATTTCTCTTCGAATAAAGTTATGTAGTAAACAACATGCATTAATAATACACCTGAGTGATTATGTTATAAAAACTTGGGcttgataaaattttccaacGAATTTCTAAAAGCCCAAATGTCCTCTCAATCACATTCCTAGCAACAGCATGCTTTATGTTAAAAAACTCTTGCGCTGTAACTGGTTGTCGACCATTAGGCCAAGAATTTAAGTTATAATGTTGTCCCCGAAAAGGTGCAAGAAACCTTGGTGAATTTGCATATCTAGAATCAATGAAGTAATAGCAACCTACTAGGCAAAGAAATGTTTATTGTTAGCTAATGGATTAGCCTTTAAATTTCATTACTAATACcactttgaaaaataaaaacacacattatTTACCATTTGGAACTTTTAATCCATTAGGCTTTGTAATAGTGTCTCTTAGAACTCGACCGTCATGTGAGGAGCCTTCCCATCCagacaatacatatataaattgcatgccTAGAGTGCAAACACCAAGCACATTAGTAGTTATTTCAgcttttcttgttctatatctCGGTCTATCAACTTTTGGCACATTCACACaaatatgtgttccatctaaTGCACTGAGACAATTCTACATTGAAGATAACACTGTATTATTAGTAAAGCATCTACcatatcttttataaattaaaaacaattgttAGGTGATATAACCTTGAAAAGTTTCCATCTAGagtcatttgaattttcaagaatAGGTTCAGGTTTCTTCAATAGTATGCCATGGCAAAGTATAATTGACTTCAAAACGGCATGAAAATGTCGGCTAACCATCTCAGCTGATCTGACAAAGTCAAACttaattatcctattttttacgTGATGTACCATAATGTTTAAGAACATTGCAACCATTTCGTCTACCATGACGTTTCTCGTACCACGAAGACCACTAGTAGATGTCAATAATTgacataatttatgaaaatactGCCAATCCATGCGTAGTTTATCAATACACTTGACATCGCTTTCATAAACTAAATGGTACATGTATTTATATTGTCTACGGCGCCTGCTAAATGTTGACTCAATCTTAGAATGGATAACATCATTTTGATCATTTCCCTCACTTATTGCACAAATAGTGACGATGATAttcacaacaaaaataatgcaTACATACATCGTGTAAAGTAGTTAATTCGCTTGAATATCTTCCATGTTTTCGTTAGCCATATCTAAAAATGACAAATGAAATAATATTGATTTGGTAAGAAACTTATCTATTCAGACAAATAATATGtcatgaaaaataatgcatgTACAATCAATATACAACACATTACGAATAACTCGGAATGATATAAATAACAAGtattagggaaaaaaaacatagcatcTATATCAACATAATGCTCAAGTGGAGGAGAAATATTCAGTATGAAACATTGGTTCCCTCTTTGATAAATAACAAACAAGCATCAAAGTCACCAGattaaatttgttttgtatttctagTTGGTTGAATCACTTCTATAGATAATCTAGAAGAAGTAACTTTCTCCTAcctttattaaatataattttatcatgcAAGTGAGGAATTACCaggaaaaaaaaagcatcaaTTCAATCTCAAGCTAATCAGAGGAAGTCATATCATCCTTACCATCTCCACCTATTTCTTAGCCATTTGAATTGTtccattgaaaaatttttaCTACATAACATTCTACAACAAGTTGAAAGTTGAAATGCCATAGAAGAAAACCTATAATCAATTCTAAATTGTTGCCAAAGCAATCATCAAGTTTCATCTTGCCCTTTGTATAGGATGCCATCAGGAACCAAAGCACCATAGAAAACTAATTAAATGGCTTTCCCTCACTCTATATGTCAAATTTGCTAAAAACATCATCTCGCCTAATGTGAACTAAGATCTCCATTGCCAATTCTGGGTGTCACCCACCTATAACTTATACAAAACATTAGCTGCATGCTGTCTACCTCCTCCAAATTCTCATTgtcttttaaaaagaaaataaaaatgttcaAGAATAAACAGAATAATGCATCACAAACTCCATTAGAATTATTAGAAGGAATAAACCATGCAAACCTTTccctaaaaaagaaaaaaaaaggataaaaaaaccATAAGGCAAGAACCTCTAAAATTCACGCAAGAAAACAATCTCATTATTTACAAGCTACAAATCTCCTAAAACAAGAATCTCCCACATAAtacaaaccaaaaacaaatagataaataaataaataataaacactaaaattgaaataaaaatcaaacattgGTCATATTTATCAAACCAACTGCATCagagattttttttcctctttgatAAATATCAAACTAGCATCAGGGCCACCAAATaacatatgttttctatttatatatttggataAATTCACAAGAAAAAACCAGGACTTTCCAGAAAACAATGAGACCAAAGAGACAAAACCATTAGAAGATCATCTTCTTTTCTCACATCGTAGAAGATCAAAGTTCACAAACTTTTCACATGAACTACTAGAAACTAAATCAACAACAAATGGGGCAGAGCTTCAACAACTATCAGAAAATCACTAGACCCTAGAAATCTTCAAGGCAAATAGTGAAAGGATTTTTTACACAAGCCAATACCTCAATTGATCGATCAAGATCACGCCGGAGCTTCAACTAGTTTCAAGATCTGGCCAGAGCTTCAGCCGTTTTCCAGATCTTGAGTTACAATGGGAGAATGGTTTATATCATGAAAGGTATAACGGTCTTTTCCTAACTAAGGATAACCAAGCCCCCCAATTCTCTCAGGAGTGAAAACACCCAACTTAGTAATCCCAATCCCATTAAATTTCACTATTCACTCCTTTAACAATTACCAAACATGGGAGTGGGATGCCTGGGTACTTGTGATTCCCACTCCCAAGGCTTTAATTCAAGATCCAAAAACAGCCTAAGATTACCTCCCAAGCCTATGAATCTCTCTCTTGTGCACATCACATGAAAGATTCACGAATGAGGATTTGGTTTTATAGCCATTTTGgctgtaaaaccaaatactttaTTTGTAGATTTTAAAAAGCATTTGAGATTCCAAATGCTACCcattcaaacaaacaaccaaactactAATTTTAGCCTTTGAGATATTTGGAGACTTAGAGttatatataacttcaaatacGAAGAAACAAGCACCACCTAAATGAAAAAAGTCATATTCAAGGGCCAAGgtttgaaacattttttttataaatgtggaTTCAGAATAATATAGATTCATGTAAATGCGAAACTTAGTCttttgtttagtttataaaaaatattatgataatatgTTACTAGCactaatgaatattttattcttttgtttagtTTAGACACAAGATTCCTGAGAATATATTTGAAGTATTTGAAGTTCCTTGTAACTTCAAATACCCTATTCATGAAATACCTTGTTTGGTTTGCTGACTTTCAAATATCTTGTGTAACTTGAAACACCCCAATGACGTATTTGGACTTACACCAAAATTTGGGCATAAGTCCAAATCCTTGAAATTGGAAACTTCACGTGATTTCCTAGACAGCTTGAGGGCCCGAAGGTAACTCCAGCCATCTCCATcttcaacaatatttttttcatcacttcTGCATTTCCATTCGATTGGGCTTGGCCGAGAAGCCGCCTTCTCGTATTCTCTCTTCCCTagagattaggttttttttttatcgagATCATTCCATGACAGAGAAGCACTTCAAGTACATGATCCTCGGCAGTGGCGTTGCAGTTGTGAAcctttttgtcttatttttacTTCCTGTatttttgatcaatttcatttcttttgatttcaatcCCTTGCTGTGGTATCATCCAATTAGTCCTTTTTGGTAGAATTTATTGTGTGGGTTGATTTTTGATCTTTTGTAGCTGAATTGATTCTTCCTTTTGCCTTGTTTTCGTTAGAtcgttgttatttttaattctgATGGTTTGATTGTTTTCTGTGAATCCAATTCCACGAGCTAGTATTTTGAacttgtgtgtgtatgtgtgtgtgtgttgaaaAGGTTTGGTAGctatttttgtttgttctttgagtgcttaatattaaggtttttcttaaaaaactttttattattaccaTTGTTGGATAGGGATATGCTGCGAGGGAGTTTGCGAAGCTTggaattttatttgtgtttgtttggtttgagtGAGGATGAACAAATGCATAGTggtctattattattattattattattattattattattattattattattattatgattatgattatgattattattattatttaagttctGGTTGTAGGTTTGTTTTTGGGTGAATTGtgtggtaaaaaaaaatcatgtaattTCATCTTGTGACAAAGGTTTCAATTTAGTTTTCTTATATGGCTTATTGTTTTTGAACAGAAGATATCATCTCTAATATTAACTGACTGCACATTGAATTGTGTTACCGCTTAAAATCAAATGCAACAAAAATTGTAGATGTTTCAACACAACTTTGAATAcctagttttttttatgttagatCTAATTCTTTTTAACACAACTTAGTAAATTGTATTCATGCTctcttctcatatatatatatatgcctttaATTAAgtcttattgtttttaattgttccTTCTTCAAGAGCATGGGTGttgtttcatatatatgatgatcaGGTCAACTTGCTGCTTTAATTac includes:
- the LOC120272483 gene encoding secretory carrier-associated membrane protein 4, whose product is MARRDDPNPFEEDNVNPFAANSAPKSRLHQAAERLGFGSKHDATVDIPLDTMNDPRKKEREIATWEADLRRREEDIKRREDALTRAGVPTDDKNWPPFFPIIHHDIAKEIPVHAQRLQYLAFASWLGIVLCLAFNVIAVTVCWIRGGGVKIFFLAIIYALLGCPLSYVLWYRPLYRAMRTDSAFKFGWFFLFYLLHIGFCIVAAIAPPIVFHGKSLTGILAAIDTFSDHVLVGIFYLIGFGLFCLETLLSLWVLQKVYMYFRGQK